The Cryomorphaceae bacterium 1068 genomic sequence TGATAATGGCATCGATGGATGGAAGGTTTTCAATGGAAATCGGCATTTCGCTATTGAAGCGATTTGCGCCAAGCCAAGGATGCGGAGCGGCTACTTGGCCAAACATCGGATCAAGCAAGATATTCTTGCCTTCCATCTGAAGCAGAAAAGCGGAGTGGCCGTACCACATGAGTCGGGCAGGACCATCGTATCCAATGATTTCCTCTGAATCGCGAAAAATCATGGGTAAAGGTGAAGCCGGCTTGCGTCGTTCTCCACCTGCTAAGAACTCCCACATGGTTTTGGCCATGCCTTTGGCATCCATATCCATCGAAGTCTCGATAAGGTTTTGAAACTCGTTATTCTCATAATGACCTGATGTGGCGTACCGCTCTTTGTCCTCATTGCTATGGCTTCCGCCAAATTCAGGACTGAACTTAATAAACAACACAGCCACCACGGCAATGAATCCGATGGTAGAAGGAATGGCGATTAGCAACATTTTGATGAATTTTTTCAAGCCTTACTCTTTTGAAGAGTCGCGAAGGTAAGGCCTTTGAAAAAGTAAATGTGAAATCAACTCAACAAAATAGAGGTAGCTTTAGACCAAGCGAGAAGACTATGCTCGAGCTGGTATTAGTCGACTTTTTTCATACCATCAGTGAACAATAGATACTGTTCCACCGCTTCCTCAGCTGTCAAGTCTTTGGATAAGTTGGCTACTGACCTTTTAACCGAAGTGAAAAGAAACGGCCAATCGGAGCTATCTAAAAATCTCGCCTTGGTCTGAATATCTTCAATAGAGTCAGCGTAGCGTTCTTGGCGTATTTCATTAATTTCTTCCAGTTCTGAGTCCGAAAGTTTCGGCACCCATATCGCATAGTTCATGCTGTCAGGTAGAAGAGGATGACTGTACCGCCATGTTGAGTAGGTTTCGAGTCGTCCATATTCAGGGTCGTCTTGAAATTTTAAATATTCGATACCTAACTCGGGGTCGAGCCTTCCTTTCTTTACGGCTTTTCGAATAGTGGGTTCAAGATCCGCGATACTCTTGTCATAACTCCTTCTTTGAGCCGTATGATGAAGTACAATGTGATGTGGTTGGGTGCGAAGATTCTCAGAATAGCCTATTTCGATCTGCGAAGGAAAACGCTGTGCTTCGGTTATTTCAAGAATTCGGTTAAGGTTGATGATGCGCAAAGTGTTGATCGTATCATCGTAATTTTCGTAATCCGGACGGAAGAGTTGGTCTCGGTCTCTGATCTCATTCATCTCAGCTCTAAGGGCCTGATCAAACTCACGCTCGCGCTTGCTCTCCAAGATGTCCCACTCTTGCACTGACATGAAGTTGGAAAGGAAAGTTGATTTGATGAATCCCAGATCGTCAGAACCATTGACAAGTTGCTGAAGATATTCATCTCTTTCTGCTCTATAGTCGGCAGCGTGGGCCGCTAAGGCCGCATTGTAAACGTCTTTGCCAAAAGGCCGTTCTATTTGCCGAAAGGCCAAGCCATAATTGTCAAGAGCAGTGCGATAGTCTTCATCGCAAATGGCCATTTCAGCGGCATCTACAAGCTCTTGGTACTTCTGTACATCTATTTGCTGCTTGTGCTCGCAGCTTATAAAAACCGTCGCAATGAGGATAACGATAAAGAAAGACGAGAAAGGTATCTTTAACTTAAACATATCAATAGGTTGGAGGAATGAGTTTAAGAGATTATTGCTCAACACCTGCTTCAGCAAATATGGCTCGAATTTGTGGATCAACGGGAAATGGTTTTAGTGGCGGTACATTTGCTCCCCCGGGATTACCTATCGGCACCTTTCCTAAAAATGACTTAATACCACCGAAAATGAGTCGTGGTATCTGTCCGAAAATTTCTTTCGTGCATTTAATGCGAAAGCCAAATTGAAGCATTTTCCAATGCACGTATGAATGGGCATATGGATAGCGCTGACCTATGATGTGCGCCCGTTCCAAATGCTCCCAAGCAATGTGGAAGTGTTGCTGTGAATAGGCTTGACGAAATTGAG encodes the following:
- a CDS encoding DUF3703 domain-containing protein; translation: MKLHTSIPDRLKPYFETELAQFRQAYSQQHFHIAWEHLERAHIIGQRYPYAHSYVHWKMLQFGFRIKCTKEIFGQIPRLIFGGIKSFLGKVPIGNPGGANVPPLKPFPVDPQIRAIFAEAGVEQ